Proteins co-encoded in one Elusimicrobiota bacterium genomic window:
- the nirK gene encoding nitrite reductase, copper-containing, with amino-acid sequence MRIIAIAAAVLLSATVRAAETIENAVLTAAPEVPPAVARKAPATVKVLLETKEATGPLLESIGNPTLYRFWTFNGTVPGPFIRVREGDTLDLTLKNPSTSSMAHNIDLHAVTGPGGGAAVTLAKPGETARARFKMLAPGLYVYHCAAPPVTDHIANGMYGLILVEPKEGLPKVDKEFYVLQSEFYTKEELGFEGLTTYAPEKAAAETPTYVVFNGKHGSMTEEGALKAKVGDKVRVYFGNAGPNKTSSFHVIGTIFDRVFREGGLARSDENIQTTVVPPGGAATVEFTLKVPGAYTLVDHAIFRLEKGAVGLLNAEGPEAPDLYRAVK; translated from the coding sequence ATGAGAATCATCGCCATCGCCGCCGCCGTGCTGCTGTCCGCGACGGTCCGCGCCGCGGAAACGATCGAGAACGCCGTCCTGACCGCCGCGCCCGAGGTCCCGCCGGCCGTCGCCCGCAAGGCCCCAGCCACGGTCAAGGTCCTGCTCGAGACGAAAGAGGCGACGGGTCCGCTGCTGGAGAGCATCGGCAATCCGACCTTGTACCGCTTCTGGACCTTCAACGGGACGGTGCCGGGCCCGTTCATCCGCGTGCGCGAGGGCGACACGCTGGACCTCACGCTGAAGAACCCCTCGACCAGTTCGATGGCGCACAACATCGACCTGCACGCGGTCACCGGTCCCGGCGGGGGCGCGGCGGTCACCTTGGCCAAGCCGGGCGAGACCGCGCGGGCCCGCTTCAAGATGCTGGCCCCCGGACTGTACGTCTACCACTGCGCCGCGCCGCCGGTCACCGATCACATCGCCAACGGCATGTACGGCTTGATCCTCGTCGAGCCAAAGGAGGGCCTGCCGAAGGTCGACAAGGAGTTCTACGTCCTGCAGTCCGAGTTCTACACGAAGGAGGAGCTCGGCTTCGAGGGGCTGACGACCTACGCTCCGGAGAAGGCCGCGGCCGAGACGCCGACCTACGTCGTCTTCAACGGCAAGCACGGCTCGATGACGGAGGAGGGAGCCCTGAAGGCGAAAGTCGGCGACAAGGTCCGCGTCTACTTCGGCAACGCCGGCCCGAACAAGACCTCGTCGTTCCACGTCATCGGCACGATCTTCGACCGCGTCTTCCGCGAGGGCGGCCTGGCGAGGAGCGACGAGAACATCCAGACGACGGTGGTCCCGCCCGGCGGAGCCGCGACGGTCGAGTTCACCCTCAAGGTCCCCGGCGCCTACACCTTGGTCGATCACGCGATCTTCCGGCTCGAGAAGGGCGCCGTCGGGCTGCTCAACGCCGAGGGCCCCGAGGCGCCCGACCTCTACCGCGCCGTGAAATAA